A DNA window from Bacteroides cellulosilyticus contains the following coding sequences:
- a CDS encoding mechanosensitive ion channel family protein — translation MSIVQQINEGLQALGFSQSLAGQLDQFIAFLGVLLVAYLADTVCRKILLKVVSRLVKQTKATWDDIVFDRKVMVHLSRMVAPILIYILLPLAFSDAESATLALILRFCLIFIIIMFLSFISSLLAAVYTVYSEKEQFRDRPLKGLLQTVQVILYFVGGIIVVSILIDRSPGVLLTGLGASAAVLMLVFKDSIMGFVSGVQLSANNMLKVGDWITMPKYGADGDVIEVSLNTVKVRNFDKTITTIPPYLLVSDSFQNWRGMQESGGRRIKRSINIDMNSVRFCTPEMLAKYRKIQLLANYVEQTEQVIKEYNEEHHIDNSILVNGRRQTNLGVFRAYLNCYLKSHPGVNHDMTCMVRQLQPTDHGIPLELYFFSATTSWIPYEDLQSDVFDHLLAIISEFDLHVFQSPSGEDFRERLN, via the coding sequence ATGAGCATTGTACAACAAATTAACGAAGGACTTCAGGCTTTAGGTTTCAGCCAGTCATTGGCTGGCCAGTTAGATCAATTTATAGCATTCCTGGGAGTTCTCCTGGTAGCTTATCTGGCGGATACTGTTTGCCGGAAGATCTTGCTGAAAGTCGTTTCGCGTTTGGTAAAGCAAACAAAAGCCACTTGGGATGACATTGTTTTCGACCGCAAAGTGATGGTGCATCTTAGCCGTATGGTGGCACCTATTCTTATTTACATCCTGCTTCCTCTGGCATTTTCCGACGCGGAGTCGGCAACGTTGGCGCTTATCCTGCGCTTCTGCCTCATCTTTATCATTATTATGTTTCTTAGCTTCATCAGTTCGCTGCTTGCAGCTGTCTATACTGTTTATAGCGAGAAGGAACAGTTCCGTGACCGCCCTTTGAAGGGACTCTTGCAGACAGTGCAGGTCATCCTTTATTTTGTCGGTGGCATCATCGTTGTCAGCATACTCATAGACCGTTCACCCGGTGTATTGCTCACCGGTCTGGGAGCTTCGGCTGCCGTGCTGATGTTAGTATTCAAAGACAGTATCATGGGCTTTGTTTCCGGTGTGCAGCTTTCTGCCAACAATATGCTGAAAGTAGGCGACTGGATTACCATGCCTAAGTATGGAGCGGACGGTGATGTAATAGAAGTGTCATTGAATACAGTGAAGGTTCGTAATTTCGACAAAACCATCACTACCATTCCGCCTTACTTGCTCGTAAGCGACTCTTTCCAGAACTGGCGTGGTATGCAGGAGAGTGGCGGACGACGTATCAAACGTTCTATCAATATCGATATGAACAGTGTGCGGTTCTGTACGCCTGAAATGTTGGCGAAGTATCGCAAGATACAGCTGTTGGCAAACTATGTTGAACAGACGGAACAAGTGATTAAGGAGTATAATGAAGAGCATCATATTGATAACTCCATCCTTGTGAACGGTCGCCGCCAGACGAATCTCGGTGTCTTCCGTGCTTATCTGAATTGTTACCTGAAGAGCCATCCGGGTGTAAATCATGATATGACCTGTATGGTGCGTCAGCTTCAGCCTACCGATCACGGTATACCATTGGAACTGTATTTTTTCTCCGCTACCACATCCTGGATACCTTACGAGGATTTGCAGTCTGATGTCTTCGACCATCTGTTGGCTATTATTTCTGAGTTTGATCTTCACGTATTCCAGTCACCATCCGGTGAAGATTTCCGCGAAAGGCTTAATTGA
- a CDS encoding AAA family ATPase: MEEQANYIKRIEIHRLWDRFDIAWDLRPDVNILSGINGVGKTTILNRSVHYLEELSGEIKNGEIEGVRVTFDRPDATYIPYDVIRSYDRPLIMGDFTARMADPNVKSELDWQLYLLQRRYLDYQVNIGNKMIELLSGDEEQRSQAASLSLPKRKFQDLMDQLFSYTRKTIDRRSNEIIFYQDGERLLPYKLSSGEKQMLIILLTVLVRDNAHCVLFMDEPEASLHIEWQQKLIGMIRELNPNVQLILTTHSPAVIMEGWLDAVTEVSDISVEIRN; this comes from the coding sequence ATGGAAGAACAAGCCAATTACATCAAACGTATAGAGATACACAGGTTGTGGGATCGCTTTGACATAGCTTGGGACTTACGTCCCGACGTGAATATCCTTTCCGGTATCAACGGAGTGGGGAAAACCACGATCCTCAACCGTTCCGTCCACTATCTGGAAGAACTTTCGGGGGAGATAAAGAACGGCGAGATAGAAGGCGTACGTGTTACCTTCGACCGTCCGGATGCGACGTATATCCCTTACGACGTAATTCGTAGTTACGACCGCCCCTTGATTATGGGCGACTTTACCGCCCGCATGGCCGATCCGAACGTCAAATCCGAACTAGACTGGCAACTTTATCTCTTGCAACGCCGATACCTCGATTACCAGGTGAATATTGGCAACAAGATGATCGAACTCCTTTCCGGTGATGAGGAACAACGTTCACAAGCCGCTTCCTTATCCCTTCCCAAGCGGAAGTTCCAGGATCTGATGGATCAGTTATTCAGCTATACCCGCAAAACCATAGATCGCCGCAGCAATGAAATCATCTTCTATCAGGACGGTGAACGCCTGTTGCCCTATAAACTATCTTCCGGTGAAAAACAGATGCTGATTATCCTGCTCACCGTGCTGGTGCGCGACAATGCTCATTGTGTCCTCTTTATGGATGAACCCGAAGCCTCTCTTCACATCGAGTGGCAGCAAAAACTTATCGGTATGATACGTGAATTGAATCCCAATGTGCAACTGATACTTACCACCCATTCTCCCGCCGTCATCATGGAAGGCTGGCTGGATGCGGTGACGGAAGTGAGCGATATATCGGTGGAAATTAGGAATTAA
- a CDS encoding DUF4435 domain-containing protein, whose translation MATSLKHNLTSAYFNAANKLYPKKARRRIVAYVESYDDVAFWRTLLAEFETDEYYFQVMLPSATSLAKGKKMVLMNTLNTTELGKSLIACVDSDYDFLLQGKTSVSHKINSSPYIFQTYAYAIENFHCYAESLHEVCVQATLNDRMLIDFPAFLKRYSQIVYPLFLWNVWFYCQRDTYTFPMYDFNACTRLQEVNVHHPERTLEPVQRAVAKKLSEMRRRFPRNIKSVEALGVELEKLGLNPDTTYLYIQGHHLMDGVVMKLLIPVCTVLRREREQEIKRLAAHNEQFHNELTSYENSQTNVSLMLKKNSGYKNLYLYQWLKEDIGDFLNRER comes from the coding sequence ATGGCTACTTCTTTAAAACATAATCTTACATCCGCCTATTTCAATGCCGCCAACAAGCTTTATCCCAAGAAGGCGCGGCGTCGCATTGTGGCGTATGTGGAAAGTTACGATGATGTAGCTTTCTGGCGCACATTGTTGGCTGAGTTCGAGACAGATGAATATTATTTCCAGGTGATGCTGCCTTCGGCTACCTCTCTTGCCAAGGGTAAGAAGATGGTGCTGATGAATACGCTGAACACTACTGAATTGGGCAAGAGCCTGATAGCCTGTGTGGACAGTGACTACGACTTTCTGTTACAAGGCAAAACGAGTGTTTCACATAAGATAAACAGTAGTCCCTACATATTCCAGACGTACGCATATGCTATCGAGAATTTCCATTGTTATGCTGAAAGCTTGCATGAAGTTTGCGTGCAGGCTACATTGAACGACCGTATGCTGATTGACTTTCCTGCTTTCCTGAAGCGTTATTCGCAAATTGTCTATCCGCTCTTTCTCTGGAACGTCTGGTTCTATTGCCAACGAGATACTTATACTTTTCCGATGTATGACTTCAATGCATGCACCCGTTTGCAGGAAGTCAATGTACATCATCCCGAACGAACACTGGAGCCCGTGCAGCGTGCCGTTGCCAAGAAACTTTCCGAGATGCGCAGACGTTTTCCGCGAAATATCAAGTCGGTGGAGGCTTTGGGTGTGGAACTGGAGAAGCTGGGACTGAATCCTGATACTACTTATCTCTACATACAGGGGCATCACCTCATGGATGGTGTTGTGATGAAACTTCTTATCCCCGTATGCACCGTGCTGCGTCGCGAGCGCGAACAGGAAATCAAGCGTCTGGCGGCCCACAACGAGCAATTCCATAACGAACTGACCAGCTATGAGAATAGCCAGACCAACGTCAGCTTGATGTTGAAAAAGAACAGCGGATACAAGAACCTTTACTTGTATCAGTGGTTAAAAGAAGATATAGGAGACTTCCTGAACAGGGAGCGATAA